A window from Triticum aestivum cultivar Chinese Spring chromosome 6D, IWGSC CS RefSeq v2.1, whole genome shotgun sequence encodes these proteins:
- the LOC123146179 gene encoding auxin-responsive protein IAA10 isoform X1: MRGLAGGVGPAAAAFGPGEPPPAAEEVVEENSGGEEDEELELGLCLGSRKQQLLQQPAAPSPCRILTARDLQPAAALSPDSSVSSSSPAAAKAEDGPAPAASPGTLASGHPQSSFGVVGWPPIRTFRMNSLFGQAKDNASDAETKKAAADDSGSQKDKDETEKKVRVPGWVKVNMDGEVIGRKVDLNAHRSYKTLALALEIMFTKPSAGLCASNSTKSLKLLENSCEYQMTYEDRDGDWMLVGDVPWEMFVGSVKRLRIMRTSDASGLGPRFQANHRTRADMR, from the exons ATGCGAGGGCTAGCAGGAGGAGTtgggcccgcggcggcggcgttcgggcccGGCGAGCCGCCTCCggccgcggaggaggtggttgaggagaactccggcggggaggaggacgaggagctcgAGCTGGGGCTCTGCCTCGGGTCCAGGAAGCAGCAGCTGCTGCAGCAGCCGGCGGCGCCGTCGCCGTGCCGTATCCTGACGGCCAGGGACCTGCAGCCGGCCGCGGCGCTGTCGCCGGACTCCTCCGTGTCGTCCTCCTCCCCCGCCGCGGCCAAGGCGGAGGACggccccgcgcccgccgcctcgccggggaCTCTCGCCTCCGGCCACCCACAGAG cagctTTGGAGTGGTGGGATGGCCACCAATAAGAACATTCAGGATGAACAGCCTGTTCGGCCAGGCGAAAGACAATGCCTCGGATGCCGAAACCAAGAAGGCTGCCGCCGATGATTCCGGCTCGCAGAAAGACAAGGATGAGACCGAGAAGAAGGTCCGGGTGCCCGGGTGGGTGAAGGTGAACATGGATGGGGAGGTCATTGGAAGGAAGGTGGACCTCAACGCCCATCGCTCGTACAAGACCCTTGCCTTGGCCCTTGAGATCATGTTCACCAAGCCGTCTGCCGGCCTTTGCGCTTCTA ATAGCACGAAGTCTCTGAAGCTGTTAGAAAACTCTTGTGAATACCAGATGACATACGAAGACAGGGATGGTGACTGGATGCTTGTTGGAGATGTCCCTTGGGA AATGTTTGTTGGCTCCGTGAAGAGGCTGAGGATCATGAGGACATCGGACGCCAGTGGTCTCG GACCACGGTTTCAAGCCAATCACAGAACGAGGGCGGACATGAGATGA
- the LOC123146179 gene encoding auxin-responsive protein IAA10 isoform X2, with product MRGLAGGVGPAAAAFGPGEPPPAAEEVVEENSGGEEDEELELGLCLGSRKQQLLQQPAAPSPCRILTARDLQPAAALSPDSSVSSSSPAAAKAEDGPAPAASPGTLASGHPQSFGVVGWPPIRTFRMNSLFGQAKDNASDAETKKAAADDSGSQKDKDETEKKVRVPGWVKVNMDGEVIGRKVDLNAHRSYKTLALALEIMFTKPSAGLCASNSTKSLKLLENSCEYQMTYEDRDGDWMLVGDVPWEMFVGSVKRLRIMRTSDASGLGPRFQANHRTRADMR from the exons ATGCGAGGGCTAGCAGGAGGAGTtgggcccgcggcggcggcgttcgggcccGGCGAGCCGCCTCCggccgcggaggaggtggttgaggagaactccggcggggaggaggacgaggagctcgAGCTGGGGCTCTGCCTCGGGTCCAGGAAGCAGCAGCTGCTGCAGCAGCCGGCGGCGCCGTCGCCGTGCCGTATCCTGACGGCCAGGGACCTGCAGCCGGCCGCGGCGCTGTCGCCGGACTCCTCCGTGTCGTCCTCCTCCCCCGCCGCGGCCAAGGCGGAGGACggccccgcgcccgccgcctcgccggggaCTCTCGCCTCCGGCCACCCACAGAG ctTTGGAGTGGTGGGATGGCCACCAATAAGAACATTCAGGATGAACAGCCTGTTCGGCCAGGCGAAAGACAATGCCTCGGATGCCGAAACCAAGAAGGCTGCCGCCGATGATTCCGGCTCGCAGAAAGACAAGGATGAGACCGAGAAGAAGGTCCGGGTGCCCGGGTGGGTGAAGGTGAACATGGATGGGGAGGTCATTGGAAGGAAGGTGGACCTCAACGCCCATCGCTCGTACAAGACCCTTGCCTTGGCCCTTGAGATCATGTTCACCAAGCCGTCTGCCGGCCTTTGCGCTTCTA ATAGCACGAAGTCTCTGAAGCTGTTAGAAAACTCTTGTGAATACCAGATGACATACGAAGACAGGGATGGTGACTGGATGCTTGTTGGAGATGTCCCTTGGGA AATGTTTGTTGGCTCCGTGAAGAGGCTGAGGATCATGAGGACATCGGACGCCAGTGGTCTCG GACCACGGTTTCAAGCCAATCACAGAACGAGGGCGGACATGAGATGA
- the LOC123146178 gene encoding probable voltage-gated potassium channel subunit beta, with protein sequence MQYNNLGRSGLRVSQLSYGAWVTFGNQLDVKEAKSLLQACRDAGVNFFDNAEVYANGRAEEIMGQAIRDLGWRRADVVISTKLFWGGQGPNDKGLSRKHIVEGLKASLKRLDMEYVDVVYCHRPDATTPIEETVRAMNWVIDQGWAFYWGTSEWTAQQITEAWGVANRLDLVGPIVEQPEYNLFSRHKVESEFVPLYSTYGIGLTTWSPLASGVLTGKYSKGNIPAESRFALDNYKNLANRSLVDDTLRKVNGLKPIASELGVSMAQLGIAWCASNPNVSSVITGATKESQIVENMKALEVIPLLTPEVLEKIEAVVQSKPKRLESYR encoded by the exons ATGCAGTACAACAACCTGGGCCGGTCGGGGCTCCGGGTGAGCCAGCTCTCCTACGGCGCGTGGGTGACCTTCGGCAACCAACTCGACGTCAAGGAGGCGAAATCCCTCCTCCAGGCCTGCCGGGACGCGGGGGTCAACTTCTTCGACAACGCCGAGGTCTACGCCAACGGGCGCGCGGAGGAGATCATGGGGCAGGCGATCCGGGACCTGGGCTGGCGCCGCGCCGACGTCGTCATCTCCACCAAGCTCTTCTGGGGCGGCCAGGGGCCCAACGACAAGGGCCTCTCCCGCAAGCACATCGTCGAGGGCCTCAAGGCCTCGCTCAAGCGGCTCGACATGGAGTACGTCGACGTGGTCTACTGCCACCGGCCCGACGCCACGACGCCGATCGAGGAGACGGTGCGGGCCATGAACTGGGTGATCGATCAGGGGTGGGCGTTCTACTGGGGCACGAGCGAGTGGACCGCGCAGCAGATTACGGAGGCGTGGGGGGTGGCGAACCGGCTTGACCTCGTCGGGCCCATCGTCGAGCAGCCCGAGTACAACCTCTTCTCCCGCCACAAG GTTGAGTCTGAGTTTGTACCTCTCTACAGTACTTATGGCATTGGGTTGACTACATGGAGTCCCCTAGCTTCAGGGGTTCTCACTGGGAAGTATAGCAAAGGGAATATACCCGCTGAAAGTCGGTTTGCCCTAGATAACTACAAG AACCTGGCCAACAGGTCTCTGGTTGACGACACGCTTAGAAAAGTGAACGGGCTCAAGCCCATCGCTTCGGAGCTCGGCGTCTCGATGGCCCAGCTGGGCATCGCGTGGTGCGCGTCGAACCCCAACGTGTCGTCCGTGATCACTGGAGCCACCAAAGAGAGCCAG ATCGTGGAGAACATGAAGGCCCTGGAGGTCATCCCCCTGCTGACCCCGGAGGTCCTGGAGAAGATCGAGGCGGTCGTCCAGAGCAAGCCGAAGCGCCTCGAGTCGTACAGATGA
- the LOC123146180 gene encoding riboflavin biosynthesis protein PYRR, chloroplastic: MPPPPRPPVAAPAPAAPCPIRVAPSRRRIPAVPRAVSVAASHAHDAAFLRRAADVADRSAGLTCPHPNFGCVIARPEPGGPEARVVGEGFLYAQGTRCAELLAAEEAGERARGATAYLNLEPGDCYGDSTAVSSLVQAGITRVVVGLRHPLKHLRGKAIQSLRSEGIQVDVVGEDLQSKLFKEALTSCLIVNAPLLYRAAFRVPFSVLKYAMTADGKIAASSGHASWVSGRASRGRVFELRGRSDAVIVGGNTVRRDDPRLTARHVKGHVPVRIVMSQTCNLPEEANLWNVHEAYTIVATQRGARRDFQKKLAMKGVEVVEFDMLNPRDVMSYCYDRGYLSVLWECGGTLSAAAISARVIHKVYAFCAPKIIGGVTAPTPVGDLGMNQMTQAIDLIDVSYEQIDRDMLMSGFIQPIPDLSPVIPSADEIPSVDPEVSPYETNIISFYKTWDTFGAFSNFSPHPIDMPDEKGDCLTWPTVEHYYQAHKFVGVDNPQANDIVQEIKQARSPEEAARIGRTRQREFPELIRPDWESMKIDVMYRALKCKFSTYAHLTEMLLSTAGSVLVESSPHDLFWGGGREGEGLNYLGRLLMQLRSEILGTV, from the exons atgcccccgccgccgcggccgccggtgGCCGCGCCTGCCCCGGCAGCACCCTGCCCTATCCGCGTCGCGCCCAGCCGGCGCCGCATCCCAGCCGTCCCCCGAGCCGTATCCGTCGCCGCCTCCCACGCGCACGACGCCgcgttcctccgccgcgccgccgacgtggccgaccGCTCCGCGGGGCTCACCTGCCCGCACCCCAACTTTGGGTGCGTCATCGCCCGGCCCGAGCCCGGCGGCCCGGAGGCCCGCGTGGTCGGGGAGGGGTTCCTCTACGCGCAGGGCACGCGCTGCGCCGAGCTcctcgccgccgaggaggccggcgaGCGCGCGCGCGGCGCCACCGCCTACCTCAACCTCGAGCCGGGCGACTGCTACGGGGACAGCACCGCCGTCTCCTCCCTCGTGCAG GCAGGAATCACAAGAGTTGTGGTGGGCCTTAGGCACCCCTTGAAGCACTTGAGAGGGAAAGCGATTCAATCATTGCGAAGTGAAGGCATTCAGGTCGATGTTGTGGGGGAAGATCTCCAGAGCAAATTGTTCAAG GAAGCCCTTACTTCATGCCTCATCGTAAATGCTCCATTACTTTACCGAGCTGCCTTTCGTGTTCCATTCTCTGTTCTGAAGTATGctatgactgcagatg GAAAAATTGCAGCTAGTAGTGGGCATGCGTCTTGGGTAAGCGGCAGAGCATCCAGAGGCCGAGTATTTGAATTGCGTGGAAGAAGTGATGCTGTTATAGTTGGTGGGAATACAGTCCGCCGTGATG ATCCTCGATTAACCGCAAGGCATGTGAAGGGGCATGTTCCAGTGCGCATTGTAATGTCACAAACTTGTAACCTTCCTGAAGAAGCAAATTTATGGAATGTTCATGAGGCCTATACAATAGTTGCAACACAAAGAGGTGCTCGGAGAGATTTCCAAAAGAAGCTTGCTATGAAGGGTGTTGAAGTAGTGGAATTTGACATGCTAAATCCTAGAGATGTTATGTCATATTGTTATGATCGTGGTTACCTTTCTGTATTATGGGAGTGCGGTGGGACCCTATCAGCTGCTGCTATATCTGCAAGAGTTATTCATAAG GTTTATGCATTCTGTGCTCCAAAAATAATCGGTGGAGTAACTGCTCCAACACCAGTAGGTGACCTAGGGATGAATCAAATGACCCAGGCGATTGATTTAATTGATGTTTCATATGAACAG ATTGACCGTGACATGCTCATGAGTGGATTCATCCAACCTATTCCTGATCTATCACCTGTAATACCATCTGCTGATGAAATACCTTCAGTTGATCCAGAAGTATCCCCATATGAAACAAACATTATATCCTTTTACAAGACTTGGGATACCTTTGGGGCTTTCTCAAACTTTTCTCCTCATCCAATTGACATGCCCGACGAAAAAGGAGATTGTTTGACATGGCCAACAGTGGAGCACTATTACCAG GCACATAAGTTTGTTGGTGTTGATAATCCTCAAGCAAACGACATTGTGCAAGAAATAAAGCAGGCAAGGAGCcctgaagaagctgctagaatagGAAGGACCCGGCAAAGAGAATTCCCTGAATTG ATACGGCCAGACTGGGAGTCGATGAAAATTGATGTGATGTACAGAGCTCTGAAATGCAAGTTTTCAACTTACGCCCACCTGACCGAGATGCTGCTGTCGACGGCTGGCTCTGTCCTCGTCGAGTCCTCACCCCATGACTTGTTCTGGGGCGGTGGGCGCGAGGGTGAGGGCCTGAATTACCTGGGCAGACTGCTGATGCAGCTGAGATCAGAGATTCTGGGAACGGTTTGA